Proteins encoded in a region of the Mycolicibacterium duvalii genome:
- the idi gene encoding isopentenyl-diphosphate Delta-isomerase yields the protein MTSVTTPELVVLVDDAGRTIGSAPKSEVHHSSTPLHLAFSCYLFDDTGRVLLTRRALHKRTFAGVWTNSCCGHPAPGEAIEDAVARRVREELGLDVAELRCALPDFRYYAVAADGVVENELCPVYCARAVGPVQPNPDEVMDYVWVEWEQLRAAAGLGWALSPWATEQIPLLGDFGVFIDAQRR from the coding sequence ATGACGTCCGTGACGACTCCCGAGTTGGTGGTCCTCGTCGACGACGCCGGCCGCACCATCGGCTCGGCGCCGAAGTCCGAGGTCCACCACAGTTCCACGCCGCTGCACCTGGCGTTCTCCTGCTACCTGTTCGACGACACCGGTCGGGTGCTGTTGACCCGCCGCGCGCTGCACAAACGGACGTTCGCCGGGGTCTGGACCAATTCGTGCTGCGGCCACCCCGCTCCCGGGGAGGCCATCGAAGACGCGGTGGCCCGGCGTGTGCGCGAGGAGCTGGGCCTCGACGTCGCCGAACTGCGCTGCGCGCTGCCCGACTTCCGCTACTACGCGGTCGCCGCCGACGGCGTGGTGGAAAACGAGCTGTGCCCGGTCTACTGTGCCCGGGCGGTCGGGCCGGTACAGCCCAATCCCGACGAGGTCATGGACTACGTCTGGGTGGAGTGGGAGCAGCTGCGCGCCGCCGCCGGGCTCGGCTGGGCGCTCAGTCCCTGGGCCACCGAACAGATCCCGCTTCTCGGTGATTTCGGCGTGTTTATCGACGCTCAGCGACGATAA
- a CDS encoding polyprenyl synthetase family protein, which yields MPLNSGERTRAAVAAPNWWPAGAAELADWRDDVRKAVRTHLVDFVDRECVERLGDAHVDVSPGLLRDFVEGGKYVRSTFMYLGWLCGADEDDAALRASASLELLHAFALIQDDVMDGSPMRRARPAAHVVFARWHRDHTLGGSAERFGESAAILLGDLCLVWAEQMLRHSGVGADALARVWPRYDDMRVELAVGQFADLVNSSHAFPTLEEVLDVLRRKSGNYTVRRPLEIGAAMAGCEPEVCDALSGYGAAIGEAFQLRDDILGVFGSPTLTGKSAGTDMETGKATSVIIAAYELAGPGLRSQLADLMSASDLDAAAVERWRALIVASGAMQWIEERISERHRRAMGFLDRVDIPDLPRAALAEMAVACTQRAA from the coding sequence ATGCCCTTGAACAGCGGTGAGCGGACCCGGGCAGCGGTGGCGGCCCCGAACTGGTGGCCGGCGGGCGCCGCCGAGCTGGCGGACTGGCGCGACGACGTGCGCAAGGCGGTACGTACCCATCTCGTCGACTTCGTCGATCGCGAATGCGTCGAACGTCTGGGCGACGCCCACGTGGACGTGTCGCCGGGTCTGTTGCGTGATTTCGTCGAAGGCGGCAAGTACGTGCGGTCGACGTTCATGTATCTGGGCTGGCTGTGCGGCGCCGACGAGGACGACGCGGCGCTGCGCGCGTCGGCCAGCCTGGAGCTGCTGCACGCGTTCGCGCTGATCCAGGACGACGTCATGGACGGCTCGCCGATGCGGCGGGCCCGGCCGGCCGCGCACGTCGTGTTCGCGCGCTGGCACCGTGACCACACACTCGGCGGCTCCGCGGAGCGGTTCGGCGAGTCCGCGGCGATCCTGCTCGGCGACCTGTGTCTGGTCTGGGCCGAGCAGATGCTGCGCCACAGCGGGGTGGGCGCCGACGCGCTGGCCCGGGTGTGGCCCCGCTACGACGACATGCGCGTCGAGTTGGCGGTCGGCCAGTTCGCCGACCTGGTCAACAGCTCGCACGCATTCCCCACCCTGGAGGAGGTGCTCGACGTGCTGCGCCGCAAGTCGGGCAATTACACGGTGCGCCGGCCGCTGGAGATCGGTGCCGCGATGGCCGGGTGCGAGCCGGAGGTGTGCGACGCGCTGTCCGGTTACGGCGCGGCGATCGGCGAGGCGTTCCAGTTGCGCGACGACATCCTCGGGGTGTTCGGCAGCCCGACGTTGACCGGCAAGTCCGCCGGCACCGACATGGAGACCGGCAAGGCGACCAGCGTCATCATCGCCGCCTACGAGCTGGCCGGGCCGGGTCTGCGCAGTCAGCTCGCCGACCTGATGAGCGCGTCGGATCTCGACGCGGCCGCCGTCGAGCGGTGGCGGGCGCTGATCGTGGCCAGCGGCGCCATGCAGTGGATCGAGGAACGCATCAGTGAACGGCATCGCCGGGCGATGGGGTTCCTCGACCGGGTCGACATCCCGGATCTTCCCCGCGCCGCGCTGGCCGAGATGGCCGTCGCCTGCACCCAGCGGGCGGCGTGA
- a CDS encoding DUF5914 domain-containing protein, which translates to MSATGQWRKRLAQAFPFQVIPPTNWSAQTPSYADANPALIRSALNRAQRRPGGNWFTFAASSAITTKAFGTSVGGRELVAWRGRDGRLLVAPRACPHLGADLATAPVECGTLVCPWHGLRLGEQRHGSWKPLPAYDDGVLCWVRLDDVGGQEPTEAPVAMTRPPKPSIAAVARLEGVCEPADIVANRLDPWHGAWFHPYSFTQLRVLSAPPAEDDLAEDDDKFVVEVTFRMGRLGVPVVAEFTAPTPRTVVMRIVDGEGIGSVVETHATPLGPGFDGRPRSAVVEAVVAHSDRPHFGKGLVAAPLIKPLMSQAAARLWRDDLAYAERLYTLRS; encoded by the coding sequence ATGAGCGCGACGGGTCAGTGGCGCAAGCGGCTGGCCCAGGCGTTCCCGTTCCAGGTGATTCCGCCGACGAACTGGTCTGCGCAGACGCCGTCGTACGCCGACGCGAACCCGGCGCTGATCCGCTCGGCCCTGAACCGGGCGCAGCGCCGGCCCGGCGGCAACTGGTTCACCTTCGCGGCGAGTTCTGCGATCACCACCAAGGCGTTCGGCACCTCGGTTGGCGGACGGGAGCTGGTGGCGTGGCGGGGCCGCGACGGACGGCTGCTGGTCGCGCCGCGAGCCTGCCCGCACCTGGGCGCCGACCTGGCGACCGCCCCGGTGGAATGCGGCACACTGGTGTGCCCGTGGCACGGGCTGCGTCTGGGCGAGCAGCGCCACGGCAGCTGGAAGCCGTTGCCCGCCTACGACGACGGCGTGCTGTGCTGGGTGCGACTCGACGACGTCGGCGGGCAGGAGCCCACCGAGGCGCCGGTCGCGATGACCCGGCCGCCGAAGCCGTCGATCGCCGCGGTCGCCCGCCTCGAGGGAGTCTGCGAGCCGGCCGACATCGTGGCCAACCGCCTCGATCCGTGGCACGGCGCCTGGTTCCACCCGTATTCGTTCACCCAGCTGCGGGTGCTCAGCGCGCCGCCGGCTGAAGACGACCTGGCCGAGGACGACGACAAGTTCGTCGTCGAGGTGACCTTCCGGATGGGCCGGCTCGGCGTGCCCGTCGTCGCCGAGTTCACCGCGCCCACCCCGCGCACGGTGGTGATGCGCATCGTCGACGGTGAGGGTATCGGCAGTGTCGTCGAAACCCACGCCACGCCACTGGGTCCCGGGTTCGACGGCCGGCCGCGGTCGGCGGTGGTGGAGGCCGTCGTCGCGCATTCCGACCGGCCGCACTTCGGCAAGGGGCTGGTCGCCGCGCCGCTGATCAAGCCCCTGATGAGCCAGGCCGCCGCCCGGTTGTGGCGCGACGACCTGGCCTACGCCGAGCGCCTCTACACCTTGCGTTCCTGA
- a CDS encoding FAD-dependent oxidoreductase: MSDRRRQRWPGRPGLTAVRADGQRPNVVVVGGGIAGLAAATGLAERGVRVDVVERCDYLGGRVGGWSDTLADGTPAAMNRGFHAFFRQYYNLRALLQRSDPTLSALTPVDDYPLIDGDGRRDTFRGLPQTPPLNALAFALRSPTFRLRDLVRLDAKAAAPLATVSVPETYELLDHRDAATFLRDINFPDAARHLAFEVFARSFFARPEKLSAGELVTMFHIYFLGSSEGLIFDVANANFDVALWNPLRDYLSTRGVAFHTGVEAHELTVGEQVTLSSSAGDFEADAAVLATDVPGLQRLVEASPTLGDPRWREQVAGMGIAPAFVVLRLWLDRPIRSDRSAFVGTGGREPLDNISVLERYEREAADWAARTGGSVVELHAYSVTDADDAVCNGLIKRMHELYPETADATVVDQRVLRRQDCPRFAPGDFADRPTVTTPDPRVKLAGDGIRIDLPVALMERAATTGWTAANELLGDFGLAGHALHTVPNQGRSVLLRRLAGGAR, translated from the coding sequence ATGAGCGACCGGCGACGGCAGCGGTGGCCTGGCCGGCCGGGGTTGACCGCGGTGCGGGCCGACGGGCAGCGGCCCAACGTGGTGGTGGTCGGCGGCGGCATCGCCGGGCTGGCCGCGGCGACGGGCCTGGCCGAGCGTGGTGTCCGCGTCGACGTGGTGGAGCGCTGCGACTATCTCGGCGGGCGGGTCGGCGGCTGGTCGGACACCCTGGCCGACGGGACCCCGGCGGCGATGAATCGCGGTTTCCACGCCTTCTTCCGCCAGTACTACAACCTGCGGGCGCTGCTGCAGCGCAGCGATCCGACGCTGTCCGCGCTCACCCCGGTCGACGACTACCCGCTGATCGACGGCGACGGCCGGCGCGACACCTTCCGCGGGCTGCCGCAGACCCCGCCGTTGAACGCGCTGGCATTCGCGTTGCGCAGCCCCACGTTCCGGCTGCGGGACCTGGTGCGGCTCGACGCGAAAGCGGCGGCGCCGCTGGCCACGGTGTCGGTGCCCGAGACCTACGAACTGCTCGACCACCGGGACGCGGCGACATTCCTGCGCGACATCAACTTCCCCGACGCGGCCCGGCATCTGGCGTTCGAGGTGTTCGCGCGCAGCTTCTTCGCCCGGCCGGAGAAGCTCTCGGCCGGTGAGCTGGTCACCATGTTCCACATCTACTTCCTGGGCTCCAGTGAGGGGCTGATCTTCGATGTCGCCAACGCGAACTTCGATGTGGCGCTGTGGAATCCGCTGCGCGACTATCTGTCCACCCGAGGGGTGGCGTTCCACACCGGCGTCGAGGCGCACGAGCTGACGGTGGGCGAGCAGGTCACGCTGTCCAGCTCGGCCGGCGACTTCGAGGCCGACGCCGCGGTGCTGGCCACCGACGTGCCCGGCCTGCAGCGGCTGGTGGAGGCCTCTCCGACGCTGGGCGACCCGCGCTGGCGCGAGCAGGTGGCCGGCATGGGCATCGCGCCGGCGTTCGTGGTGCTGCGGTTGTGGCTGGACCGCCCGATCCGTTCGGATCGCTCGGCGTTTGTCGGGACAGGCGGGCGGGAGCCGCTGGACAATATCAGCGTGCTGGAACGCTACGAACGCGAAGCCGCCGACTGGGCCGCACGCACCGGCGGGTCGGTGGTCGAGTTGCACGCGTACTCGGTGACCGACGCCGATGACGCGGTGTGCAACGGGCTGATCAAACGCATGCACGAGCTGTATCCGGAGACCGCCGACGCGACCGTCGTCGACCAGCGGGTGCTGCGCCGCCAGGACTGCCCCCGCTTCGCGCCTGGGGACTTCGCCGACCGGCCCACCGTGACCACGCCCGACCCCCGGGTCAAGCTGGCCGGCGACGGGATCCGCATCGACCTGCCGGTCGCGTTGATGGAACGCGCGGCGACGACGGGCTGGACCGCGGCCAACGAGCTGCTCGGCGACTTCGGCCTGGCCGGCCACGCCCTGCACACGGTGCCCAACCAGGGCCGCTCCGTGCTGCTGCGGCGTCTGGCGGGGGGTGCGCGATGA
- the sdhC gene encoding succinate dehydrogenase, cytochrome b556 subunit: MSTATSPDAGIAAPRSKSRRRTLYRGDPAMWSWVLHRISGATIFFFLFVHVLDTALVRVSPQAYNEIIETYKTPIIGLMEIGLVGAVLYHALNGIRVILVDFWSEGPRYQRQMLWVVAGVFITVMIASVGVIGMHMWERFV, translated from the coding sequence ATGAGTACCGCGACATCACCCGATGCCGGCATCGCGGCACCGCGATCAAAATCGCGACGCCGCACCCTGTATCGCGGTGACCCCGCCATGTGGTCGTGGGTGCTGCACCGCATCTCGGGCGCCACCATCTTCTTCTTCCTGTTCGTCCACGTTCTCGACACCGCGCTGGTGCGGGTCAGCCCGCAGGCCTACAACGAGATCATCGAGACCTACAAGACGCCGATCATCGGACTGATGGAGATCGGGCTCGTCGGGGCGGTGCTCTACCACGCCCTCAACGGCATCCGCGTGATCCTGGTCGACTTCTGGTCCGAGGGTCCGCGCTACCAGCGCCAGATGCTCTGGGTGGTGGCCGGGGTCTTCATCACGGTGATGATCGCTTCCGTCGGCGTCATCGGCATGCACATGTGGGAGCGATTCGTATGA
- a CDS encoding phytoene/squalene synthase family protein: MISSELDAAGVTEPSLREAYRQCRDVNAAHGKTFFLATRLLTPRQRPAVHALYGFARGADDILDQFDDRDVEQRADELQQLSKKLFAGLVQDEPCDDNPTLTAVVDTARKYDISWDLFDDFLASMRMDLTVTDYPDRKSLEQYMYGSAEVIGLQMLPVLGTVGPREEAAPYAAALGKAFQLTNFLRDVDEDLRRGRVYLPADELAAHGVDRDRLLWCQREGRVDDRVRAALAEQHAITRGVYEQARPGIDVLAACSRPCVAAALTLYSEILDRIETIDFEIFGRRATVGKPRRLAVAVAGLGKAWASRVRSGSA; this comes from the coding sequence ATGATCAGCTCAGAGCTCGATGCCGCCGGGGTCACCGAACCGTCGCTGCGGGAGGCCTACCGCCAGTGCCGCGACGTCAACGCCGCCCACGGCAAGACGTTCTTCCTGGCCACGCGCCTACTGACCCCGCGGCAGCGCCCGGCCGTGCACGCGCTGTACGGGTTCGCCCGCGGCGCCGACGACATCCTCGACCAGTTCGACGATCGCGACGTCGAGCAGCGCGCCGACGAACTGCAGCAGCTGTCCAAGAAGCTGTTCGCCGGTCTGGTTCAGGACGAGCCGTGCGACGACAACCCGACGCTGACCGCCGTGGTGGACACCGCCCGCAAGTACGACATCAGCTGGGACCTGTTCGACGATTTCCTGGCCTCGATGCGGATGGACCTGACCGTCACCGACTATCCGGACCGGAAGTCGTTGGAGCAGTACATGTACGGCTCGGCCGAGGTGATCGGGCTGCAGATGCTGCCGGTGCTGGGAACCGTCGGTCCGCGCGAGGAGGCCGCGCCCTACGCCGCGGCGCTGGGCAAGGCGTTCCAGCTGACCAACTTCCTGCGCGACGTCGACGAGGACCTGCGCCGCGGCCGCGTCTACCTGCCGGCCGACGAGCTGGCCGCCCACGGCGTCGACCGGGATCGGCTGCTGTGGTGCCAGCGCGAGGGCCGCGTCGATGACCGGGTGCGCGCGGCGCTGGCCGAACAGCACGCCATCACCCGCGGGGTCTACGAGCAGGCCCGGCCCGGCATCGACGTCCTGGCGGCCTGTTCGCGGCCGTGCGTGGCGGCGGCGCTGACGCTGTACTCGGAGATCCTGGACCGGATCGAGACCATCGATTTCGAGATCTTCGGCCGCCGTGCGACGGTGGGCAAGCCGCGCCGACTGGCGGTCGCGGTCGCCGGCCTGGGCAAGGCGTGGGCGAGCAGAGTTCGATCCGGGAGTGCGTGA
- a CDS encoding succinate dehydrogenase hydrophobic membrane anchor subunit: MTAPAADNTRGPEAPVLQRSFDRPPGLDNPRAARRGGGMPNFEKYAWLFMRFSGVVLVFLALGHLFIMLMWENGVYRIDFNYVAERWSSPFWQTWDLLLLWLAQLHGGNGMRTIIADYSRKDSTKFWLNSLLALSMVFTLVLGTYVLLTFDATIS, from the coding sequence ATGACCGCACCGGCAGCAGACAACACGCGCGGCCCGGAGGCCCCGGTGCTGCAGCGCAGCTTCGACCGGCCGCCCGGCCTGGACAACCCGCGCGCGGCGCGCCGCGGCGGCGGCATGCCCAACTTCGAGAAGTACGCGTGGCTGTTCATGCGCTTCTCCGGCGTGGTGCTCGTCTTTCTCGCGCTCGGGCACCTGTTCATCATGTTGATGTGGGAGAACGGGGTGTACCGCATCGACTTCAACTACGTCGCCGAGCGGTGGAGCTCACCGTTCTGGCAGACCTGGGACCTGCTGCTGCTGTGGCTGGCCCAGCTGCACGGCGGCAACGGGATGCGCACGATCATCGCCGACTACAGCCGCAAGGACTCCACCAAGTTCTGGCTCAATTCGCTGCTGGCGCTGTCGATGGTGTTCACGCTGGTGCTGGGCACCTACGTGCTGCTGACCTTCGACGCCACGATCTCTTAG
- the crtI gene encoding phytoene desaturase family protein, producing the protein MRTVTGKTDRVVIVGAGLSGLSAAMQLAGRGRAVTVLERGSHPGGRVGRADINGYRIDTGPTVLTMPDIIDEAFAAVGASLTDFLALQEVHPAYRAKFADESELAVHTDGAAMATEIERFAGRSEADGYLKLREWLTQLYRTEFDGFIANNFDSPLSLLTPQLARLVALGAFRRWEPVVRKFLHDERLLRVFTFQALYAGVPPQSALAVYAVIAYMDTVAGVYFPDGGMRALPDAMAAAAARAGVEFVYDAPVSELEFSGPRATAVRTLNGGRYAADAVVLTTELPDTYRLLRRTPRRPLKLRAAPSAVVAHVGCTAVGPRAGHHTILFGDAWKDTFRDIIDDGRVMRDPSLLVTRPTAGDPSLAPPGRDLLYVLAPAPNTEVGTVDWDATGSEYTDQMLDAVRIRMPGVGDDAEILQVVTPADWGRQGMAAGSPFALAHTFSQTGPFRPANTVRGVDNVVLAGSSTVPGVGVPTAILSGRLAADRITGLTAVRSHTEVHR; encoded by the coding sequence ATGCGCACCGTCACCGGAAAGACCGACCGGGTCGTCATCGTCGGAGCCGGACTGTCGGGGCTGTCGGCGGCCATGCAGCTCGCCGGCCGCGGCCGCGCGGTCACCGTGCTCGAACGCGGCAGCCATCCCGGTGGCCGGGTCGGCCGCGCCGACATCAACGGTTACCGCATCGACACCGGGCCCACCGTGCTGACCATGCCCGACATCATCGACGAGGCGTTCGCCGCCGTCGGTGCGTCGCTGACGGATTTCCTTGCGCTGCAGGAGGTTCACCCGGCCTACCGTGCGAAGTTCGCCGACGAGAGCGAGCTGGCGGTGCACACCGACGGCGCGGCGATGGCCACCGAGATCGAACGCTTCGCCGGCCGCAGCGAGGCCGACGGCTATCTCAAGCTGCGCGAGTGGCTGACCCAGCTGTACCGCACCGAGTTCGACGGGTTCATCGCCAACAACTTCGACTCGCCGCTGTCGCTGCTGACCCCGCAGCTGGCCCGTCTGGTCGCGCTGGGCGCGTTCCGCCGCTGGGAACCGGTGGTGCGCAAGTTCCTGCACGACGAACGCCTGCTGCGGGTGTTCACCTTCCAGGCGCTCTACGCCGGCGTGCCGCCGCAGAGCGCGCTGGCGGTGTACGCGGTGATCGCCTACATGGACACCGTTGCCGGGGTGTACTTCCCCGACGGCGGCATGCGGGCCCTCCCCGATGCGATGGCGGCCGCCGCTGCCCGCGCCGGTGTCGAATTCGTCTACGACGCACCGGTTTCCGAGCTGGAGTTCAGTGGCCCGCGGGCCACGGCGGTGCGTACCCTCAACGGTGGTCGCTACGCCGCGGACGCGGTGGTGCTGACCACCGAGCTGCCCGACACCTACCGGCTGCTGCGCCGCACCCCGCGCCGCCCGCTGAAGCTGCGGGCCGCCCCGTCGGCGGTCGTCGCGCACGTCGGCTGCACGGCGGTGGGGCCGCGGGCCGGCCACCACACCATCCTGTTCGGCGATGCGTGGAAGGACACCTTCCGCGACATCATCGACGACGGCCGCGTCATGCGCGACCCGTCGCTGCTGGTCACCCGGCCGACCGCGGGCGACCCGTCGCTGGCGCCGCCCGGCCGCGACCTGCTCTACGTGCTCGCCCCGGCCCCCAACACCGAGGTCGGCACCGTCGACTGGGACGCCACCGGGTCGGAGTACACCGACCAGATGCTCGACGCGGTCCGCATCCGGATGCCCGGCGTCGGCGACGACGCCGAGATCCTGCAGGTGGTCACCCCGGCGGACTGGGGACGCCAGGGCATGGCCGCGGGCAGCCCGTTCGCGTTGGCGCACACCTTCTCTCAGACCGGCCCGTTCCGCCCGGCCAACACCGTGCGCGGTGTGGACAACGTCGTCCTGGCCGGGTCCTCGACCGTCCCCGGTGTCGGAGTTCCGACCGCGATCCTGTCCGGCCGGCTGGCCGCCGACCGGATCACCGGGCTCACCGCTGTCCGCTCGCACACGGAGGTCCACCGCTGA
- a CDS encoding cytidine deaminase has protein sequence MAPEIDWKMLRCKAIEVSDHAYAPYSGFRVGAAALVDDDRILTGCNVENVSYGLGLCAECAVVCALFSGGGGRLRALSCVGPDGEVLMPCGRCRQVLYEHGGPDLLIDHPAGPRPLSALLPDAFGPDDLDRRDRGETP, from the coding sequence ATGGCGCCGGAAATCGACTGGAAAATGTTGCGCTGCAAGGCGATCGAGGTGTCCGACCATGCCTACGCGCCGTACTCGGGGTTCCGGGTGGGGGCGGCGGCGCTGGTCGACGATGACCGAATCCTTACCGGATGCAATGTGGAAAATGTCTCATATGGCCTAGGTCTCTGTGCGGAGTGCGCAGTGGTCTGCGCCCTGTTTTCCGGCGGCGGCGGACGCCTGCGCGCGTTGTCGTGCGTGGGCCCCGACGGCGAGGTGCTGATGCCGTGCGGGCGCTGCCGCCAGGTGCTCTACGAGCACGGCGGACCGGACCTGCTGATCGATCACCCCGCCGGTCCGCGGCCGTTGAGTGCGCTGCTGCCCGACGCGTTCGGGCCCGACGACCTCGACCGTCGCGACCGCGGGGAAACACCGTGA
- a CDS encoding succinate dehydrogenase iron-sulfur subunit produces MSAPVLDKQDTPPMPEGAVMVTLKIARFNPEDPDSAGWQSFRVPCLPSDRLLNLLHYVKWYLDGTLTFRRSCAHGVCGSDAMRINGVNRLACKVLMRDMLPKNPNKQLTITIEPIRGLPVEKDLVVDMEPFFDAYKAIKPYLITSGNEPTRERIQSQTDRARYDDTTKCILCACCTTSCPVYWSEGSYFGPAAIVNAHRFIFDSRDEAAAERLDILNDVDGVWRCRTTFNCTEACPRGIEVTKAIQEVKRALMFAR; encoded by the coding sequence ATGAGCGCGCCTGTGCTGGACAAGCAAGACACCCCACCCATGCCCGAGGGCGCGGTGATGGTGACGCTGAAGATCGCCCGATTCAACCCGGAGGACCCGGATTCGGCCGGCTGGCAGAGTTTTCGGGTGCCGTGCCTGCCCAGCGACCGGCTGTTGAACCTGCTGCACTACGTGAAGTGGTACCTCGACGGCACGCTGACGTTCCGCCGCTCGTGCGCGCACGGGGTGTGCGGGTCGGATGCGATGCGCATCAACGGCGTCAACCGGCTGGCGTGCAAGGTACTGATGCGCGACATGCTGCCCAAGAACCCGAACAAGCAGCTGACCATCACCATCGAGCCGATTCGCGGGCTGCCCGTGGAGAAGGACCTGGTGGTGGACATGGAGCCGTTCTTCGACGCCTACAAGGCGATCAAGCCGTACCTGATCACCTCGGGCAACGAGCCGACGCGCGAACGCATCCAGAGCCAGACCGACCGCGCCCGCTACGACGACACCACCAAGTGCATCCTGTGCGCGTGCTGCACGACTTCGTGCCCGGTGTACTGGAGTGAGGGGTCGTACTTCGGCCCGGCCGCGATCGTCAACGCCCACCGCTTCATCTTCGACTCCCGCGACGAGGCCGCCGCCGAGCGCCTCGACATCCTCAACGACGTCGACGGCGTCTGGCGCTGCCGCACCACGTTCAACTGCACCGAGGCCTGCCCGCGCGGTATCGAGGTGACCAAGGCGATCCAGGAGGTCAAGCGCGCGCTGATGTTCGCGCGCTGA
- the sdhA gene encoding succinate dehydrogenase flavoprotein subunit encodes MIHEHRYDVVIVGAGGAGMRAAVEAGPRVRTAVLTKLYPTRSHTGAAQGGMCAALANVEEDNWEWHTFDTVKGGDYLADQDAVEIMAKEAIDAVLDLEKMGMPFNRTPEGRIDQRRFGGHTRDHGKAPVRRACYAADRTGHMILQTLYQNCVKHDVEFFNEFYALDITLTETAGGPVATGVVAYELATGDIHVFHAKAIVFATGGSGRMYKTTSNAHTLTGDGLGIVFRKGLPLEDMEFHQFHPTGLAGLGILISEAVRGEGGRLLNGEGERFMERYAPTIVDLAPRDIVARSMVLEVLEGRGAGPNKDYVYIDVRHLGEDVLEAKLPDITEFARTYLGVDPVKELVPVYPTCHYVMGGIPTTVNGQVLSDNTTIVPGLYAAGECACVSVHGANRLGTNSLLDINVFGRRAGIAAANYARGHDFVELPENPAGMVVDWVGDILSEHGNERVADIRGALQQSMDNNAAVFRTEETLKQALTDIHALKERYARITVQDKGKRYNSDLLEAIELGFLLELAEVTVVGALNRKESRGGHAREDYPNRDDTNYMRHTMAYKEGSDLLSDIRLDYKPVVMTRYEPMERKY; translated from the coding sequence ATGATTCACGAACACCGCTACGACGTCGTCATCGTCGGTGCCGGCGGCGCCGGAATGCGGGCCGCGGTCGAGGCCGGGCCGCGCGTCCGTACCGCGGTGCTGACCAAGCTCTACCCCACGCGCTCGCACACCGGCGCCGCGCAGGGCGGCATGTGCGCCGCGCTGGCCAACGTCGAAGAGGACAACTGGGAGTGGCACACCTTCGACACCGTCAAGGGTGGTGACTACCTGGCCGACCAGGACGCTGTCGAGATCATGGCCAAGGAGGCCATCGACGCGGTGCTCGACCTCGAGAAGATGGGGATGCCGTTCAACCGCACCCCCGAGGGCCGCATCGACCAGCGCCGGTTCGGCGGCCACACCCGCGATCACGGCAAGGCCCCGGTGCGGCGCGCCTGTTACGCCGCCGACCGCACCGGCCACATGATCCTGCAGACGCTGTACCAGAACTGCGTCAAGCACGACGTCGAGTTCTTCAACGAGTTCTATGCGCTCGACATCACGCTGACCGAGACCGCGGGCGGGCCGGTGGCCACCGGCGTGGTCGCCTACGAGCTGGCGACCGGTGACATCCACGTCTTCCACGCCAAGGCGATCGTGTTCGCCACCGGCGGGTCGGGCCGGATGTACAAGACCACCTCCAACGCGCACACGCTGACCGGCGACGGCCTGGGCATCGTGTTCCGCAAGGGACTTCCGTTGGAGGACATGGAGTTCCACCAGTTCCACCCGACGGGTCTGGCCGGGCTGGGGATCCTGATCTCCGAGGCCGTGCGCGGCGAGGGCGGACGCCTGCTCAACGGCGAGGGTGAGCGCTTCATGGAGCGCTACGCGCCGACGATCGTCGACCTGGCGCCCCGCGACATCGTCGCCCGCTCCATGGTGCTCGAAGTGCTCGAGGGCCGCGGCGCGGGACCGAACAAGGACTACGTCTACATCGACGTGCGCCACCTGGGCGAGGACGTGCTCGAGGCCAAGCTGCCCGACATCACCGAGTTCGCCCGCACCTACCTCGGTGTCGACCCGGTCAAGGAACTGGTGCCGGTCTACCCCACCTGTCACTACGTGATGGGCGGGATCCCGACCACCGTCAACGGGCAGGTGCTCTCGGACAACACCACGATCGTGCCGGGCCTCTACGCCGCCGGCGAGTGTGCATGCGTGTCGGTGCACGGCGCCAACCGGCTGGGCACCAACTCGCTGCTCGACATCAACGTGTTCGGGCGTCGCGCCGGCATCGCCGCGGCGAACTACGCACGGGGACATGACTTCGTCGAGCTGCCGGAGAACCCGGCCGGCATGGTCGTGGACTGGGTCGGTGACATCCTCTCCGAGCACGGCAACGAGCGCGTCGCCGACATCCGCGGGGCGCTGCAGCAGTCGATGGACAACAACGCCGCGGTGTTCCGCACCGAGGAGACCCTCAAGCAGGCGCTGACCGACATCCACGCGCTGAAGGAGCGGTACGCGCGGATCACCGTGCAGGACAAGGGCAAGCGCTACAACAGCGACCTGCTCGAGGCCATCGAGCTGGGCTTCCTGCTCGAGCTGGCCGAGGTGACCGTGGTGGGCGCGTTGAACCGCAAGGAGTCCCGGGGCGGCCATGCCCGCGAGGACTACCCGAACCGCGACGACACCAACTACATGCGCCACACCATGGCCTACAAAGAGGGTTCGGACCTGCTGAGCGACATCCGCCTGGACTACAAGCCCGTCGTGATGACGCGTTACGAGCCGATGGAACGGAAGTACTGA